In Drosophila simulans strain w501 chromosome 3R, Prin_Dsim_3.1, whole genome shotgun sequence, a single window of DNA contains:
- the LOC6728536 gene encoding uncharacterized protein LOC6728536 — MPPAGLAPRPSLHILSGADFFLLPLLPSFLSSGSYLRLTFYHVMARYLSARVRVLRVGVCSVSMCVCVYVCASSSLFAFLSKLSEITFFYAMLLMLFAYVSCRLQYLQMNAVRCRSLGPWSSVLGGLVLSRIRQAAVEPTTLTAQLPSRPTVQPN; from the coding sequence ATGCCTCCAGCTGGGCTGGCCCCTCGTCCTTCGCTTCATATCCTGTCAGGAGCTGACTTTTTCCTGTTGCCGCtgcttccttccttcctttctTCTGGCTCTTATCTTCGTTTAACTTTCTACCATGTTATGGCCCGTTATCTGTCTGCCCGTGTACGTGTCCTTCGTGTCGGTGTGTGTTCGGtttctatgtgtgtgtgtgtgtatgtgtgtgcttcCTCGTctctgtttgcatttttgagcaaattaagtgaaattacatttttctatGCGATGCTCTTAATGTTATTTGCATACGTATCCTGCAGGCTACAATATTTACAAATGAATGCAGTCCGGTGCCGTTcgcttggtccttggtcctcgGTCCTTGGGGGCTTGGTCCTTTCGAGAATCAGACAAGCGGCTGTTGAACCAACCACCTTAACTGCCCAACTTCCCAGCAGACCAACCGTCCAGCCGAACTAA